The window CCCGGCGGGCGGGGCGGGGAGTGGGAGGCGGGCGGCTGGGAGACGGACACACACCCGGCGGCCGCCAGCGCCACCGCCGCCGCCATGACCGTCACTGCAGGCAGTCGATGCACTCGCTCAACTCTGCTGTGCGGCCGTCGGCCTTGGGAATTACCCGCACGGGTGATGTGCGATCATGCGTCCGGGAGCGCTCAGGCCCCGGTCGCCCCGTCGATCCGCTCGCGGATGAGGTCGGCGTGGCCGTTGTGGCGCGCATACTCCTCGATCATGTGGACGTAGATCCACCGCAGGTCGAACTCCTTGTTGCGGTGCGGGGCGAAGCCGCGGTCGTCCAGCGAGCGCCCGCGCGCCACCTCCCGGGCCGCGGCGATCTCCGCCTGCCAGGTGGCGTAGGCCTCCTCCCAGCTGTCCGTCTCCGTGACCTCCATGTCCCGGTCCGGCTCCTCGTCGGTGTAGAAGATCGGCCCGGCGTCCTCGCGGGCCAGGCACCGGCGGAACCAGCTGCGCTCGACGTCGGCCATGTGCCGGACGAGACCCATGAGGCTCATCGGGGACGGCGGCGCCGAGGCCTCGCGCAGCTGTGCTTCGTCCAGGCCCGCACACTTCAGGGCCAGCGTGGCACGGTGGAAGTCGAGCCAGCTCTCCAGACTGGTGCGCTCGTCGGAGATCGTGGGGGGCGTGGGACGCTCAGGAATGATCATGGCGGTCATCCTCGCGCCCCCGTGCCGCCCGCGCCAGAGGTTTTCGCCGGTGCCCTTCCGTACAGCCGTATGCTTCCCAAACGAAGGCACGTATCCAGGGAGGCGCTGTGAAGGTCGGCTGCATCGGACTCGGAGACATCGCACAGAAGGCGTACCTTCCGGTACTTGCCACCCGGCCGGGTCTCGAACTCCACCTCCACACCCGCACCCCCGCCACGCTCGCGCGCGTCGCCGAGGCACACCGCATCCCGGACGCCCAGTGCCACACCGGCCTCGACGCGCTGCTCGCCGCGGACCTCGACGCGGCCTTCGTCCACGCGGCGACCGCGGCCCACCCCGAGCTCGTCACCCGCCTCCTCGAAGCGGGCGTGCCGGTCTACGTCGACAAGCCCCTCGCCTACGACCTCGCCACCAGCGAGCGGCTCGTCCGCCTCGCCCGGGAGCGGGGCGTGAGCCTGATGGTCGGCTTCAACCGCCGCTACGCGCCGTCCTACACCCAGTGCCTGGACCACCCGCGCGACCTCATCCTGATGCAGAAGAACCGCGTCGGGCTGGCCGAGGACCCGCGCACCCTCGTGCTCGACGACTTCATCCACGTCGTCGACACCCTGCGCTTCCTCGCCCCGGGGCCCGTCGAGCACGTGGACGTGCGCGCCCGGGTCCGCGAGGGCCTCATGCACCACGTCGTACTCCAGCTCTCCGGCGCCGGCTTCACGGCCATCGGCACCATGAACCGGATGAGCGGCTCCACCGAGGAGATCCTCGAGGTCTCCGGACAGGACACCAAGCGGCAGGTCCTCAACCTCTCCGAGGTGATCGACCACAAGGGGCAGCCCAGCGTCCGCAGGCGCGGCGACTGGGTGTCCGTCTCCCGTCAGCGCGGCATCGAGCAGACCGTCCTCGCCTTCCTCGACGCGGTCCGGGCGGGCAAGCTGCTCGACGCCGAGGACGCGCTGGCCACCCACGAACTGTGCGAGCGCATCGTCAAGGCCGCTTCGGAGCAGGCTTCCTGACGTTCCGTCGCACCAGCCGGACGCCCTCGGCGGCGCACGTGCAGGCGATCACCGCCAGGGACGCCAGGACGACCCAGTCCCCGTACCGGACGTAGGGGCTCGTGCCGCGGGCCAGTGGCACCTCGCGGACGACGGCCTCGCTGCGGTCGGTGCCGAGCGGTGCGCCGACCGCCCGGCCCTGCGGGCCGGCGACCGTGCTCACGCCCGTCAGCGTCGCGTGCACCACCGGCCGCCAGGTCTCGGCCGCCCGCAGCGAGGCGAGCGAGGCATGCTGCCACGGGGCCCAGCTGTGCTGGAACGTGGAGGTGGAGGACTGCGCGACGATCACCTGGGCGCCGTCGCGGGGCAGCTGCCGGCTCATGTCGGGGAAGGCCGACTCGAAGCACACCAGCGGGCCGATCCGCAGGCCCTCCGGCACGGAGGGAGAGGCGGGCAGCCGCATCACCACCGGGTGTTCGCCGCGCATGCGGTCCTCGCCGGCCGCCTTGCCCACCGACGTGGCCCAGCCGAGCAGGGAGCGCGCCGGCACGTACTCCCCGAACGGCACCAGCCGCATCTTGTCGTAGCGTCCCCCGGTCGGCCCGCCGGGGCCGACGAGCACGGAGCTCTTGAAGATGCCGGGCCGGTCCGAGCGGCGCGCGTCGACGTTGACGAGGAGGTCCGCCCCCACCTCGCGGGAGAGCGCGGTGAGCCGGTCCCGGAGACCGGGGTGCTGCGCGAGGTCGCCGCCGACGCCGCTCTCGCCCCACACCACGAGGTCCACCCGCTGCCCGGCCAGCTTCCTCGTGAGCTCCTCCTGGCGGTCGAACCGGTGCTGGACGCTGCCCGTCCCGTCGACGACGCCCGGCTGGACGAGAGCGATCCGGACGGTGCCCGCGGAGCGCGGCGAAGGCACCCACATCCACACCCCGGCGACGACCGCTGCACAGCCCGCCAGGCCGATTAGTCCGGTGATACGCGCGCGAGAAGCCCAAATGACCGTGGAAACAGCGGTGTTGATGGCCACGAGGAGGAAACTAACCAGCCAGATCCCGCCCGTTGAAGCGAGCTTGAGAGCGGGTTGCACCTGCCACTGACTCGCCCCGAACAGACCCCACGGTCCGCCCAAATACTCCCATGAACGGGCAAGTTCGACCATCAACCAGCCGGAAGGTACGGCGAGGAGGGCTGCGGCGGCCCGCGCCGGCCCCGGGGAACCGCCCAGCAGTCGCTTGACCAGCACGCCCCACGGCGCCCACAGCAGCCCCAGCAGCGCGGCCAGCACCAGGATGAAGACGTGCAGACTCGGCAGCAGCCAGTGGTGCACGGCGAGCAGGAATCCGCCACCGCCGAGCCAGCCGTCGAGCGCCGCCCGCCGCGCGGAGGGCGCCGTGCGGATCAGGGACAGCCAGGGTACGAGCGCCACGTAGGCCAGCCACCACAGCGAAGGCGTGGGAAACGTGAGTGCGGGAAGCGCTCCCGCCACCACCGCCGCAGCCGCCCGCGGCCAGGGCCGGGTCGGCAGCCCGGCGTACGGGCCGTCCGGCGGTTGCGTCGTCATGGTGTGCCTCCCTGGGCCCGAACGGTCACCGGCGCCGTAGATCGTCGATCATTCGTCCGCGCGACGCATGAGCGGGATCCGGTCAACCTTTATCTTTTCGAACAGCAGAGGATCATGAGGAAAAAATTCTGACATCGGGGTGCAATATTCCACCGCCGCCACTCATCGGAAAAGCTCCTTTGGTCGGGTTCGGTCAGAAATGATCCGAAGTGAGCCTTGCATCCTGCGCTGGAAAGGTGTGACCGGGTATGCGCCACGGGTTACCTCCGGTCCACCCTGGGCAGGTACCGCGCAAAAGCGGACAGGAACGCTGCGAGCCGTCCTGGGGAGGCGCCGTGACGGGCGTGCGAGATCGCATATCAGTACAGCCCTTGGAGGTCGTGCCCTTCTACTGTCCGATACCGCCGGCGGTGCACCCGGGCATCCGGGAGATCGACCGCACCTCGGTCGACTGGATGCTCCAGCGACAGCTCGACACCTCGGCGCACCAGCGGCAACGCCTCGCCCGGTGCGACTTCGGCGGGCTCACGGCCCGGACCATGCCCTACGGCCAGTCCGGACCGCTCACCGTCGTCGCCAAGCTCCACGCCGTGCTCTTCTCCCTGGACGACGCCCTGTGCGACGAGTCGACCGCCACCGCCCACGGCCTGGCGCACACGACCTCACGCATCATGCGCGTTCTGGAAGCGCCGGTACCGGAGTGGCCGGATGACTCGCCCCACGCCGCGGCGCTGCGGGCCGTCCGCCTGGAGCTGGCCGAGCACGCGACGCCGAGCCAGCTGCGCCACTGGACCGAGGGCATGCGCACCTACCTCACCGGCCTGGTGTGGGAGGCCGCCTGCCGCCGCGACCGGGCCCTGCCGTCCGTGAACGACTACGCCACGATGTGGATGCGCGCCATCGGCATGGCGCCCTCCACGGCCCTGATGGACATCGCCGGAGGATACGAACTCGACGACCGCGACCTGGACCGGCCCGAGGTCCGGGCCCTCACCGAGATGACCTGGACGCTCGTCGCCTGGGACAACGACTTCTACTCACGGAACAAGGAGATCCGGCGTGCCGGTGACAACCTCAACCTGATCGACGTCCTCGCCCAGGAACGGGACTGGGAGCCCGCCCGGGCCCAGGAAGAGGCCATGGCGATGCGCGACCGCGTCATGACGCTCTTCCTGCGCTTACGCGAGCAGATCTGGCCCCGGGCCGGGGTGGAACTGCGCTGCTACCTGGTGGCGCTGGGCCACTTCGTCCGCGGGCACCTGGACTGGGCCTCGGCCTGCGCCCGCTACCAGGACCCGTACGGGACCGCCGCCGACGTGGAGTGGTGGAAGCCGCTCCCGTCGGACGACAGCCCGGATGCCCTGCCCATCCCCGCCATCGCCTGGTGGTGGGACCAGCTCGAGGCCGGCTGCTACCGCCGCCCCAGCAGACGCCGCAGCGACCTCCACCACGACCGCCGCGAACCGGGCGTCTCCGGACCGGCGGCCCGGACCGGCGGCGCCGGGATGGCCGGCTGCTCGGCCCGCTCCGGCTGAGCGGGCAGGGGCGGCTCCGGCGCGGGTGTCAGCGTCTCCTCCGGGGGCAGCGGCGCCCGCGCCGTGAACCGCACCGGCAGCCCGGTCAGGTGACGGGACATCAGGGTGGAGCGGTAGGTCAGCTCCGACTCGTCCACCGCGAGGGTGAGGTCGGGCAGGCGCAGCAGCAGGGCGTCGATGCCCGTGTCCGCGATCGCCCGGCCCACGTCCTGGCCCGGGCACTCGTGCTGGCCCCCGCTGAACGCCAGGTGCGAGCGGTTGCCGTGGACGGGGACGTCGGGATCAGGGCGGATGACCGTGTCCATGTTGGCGGCGGCCAGCCCCAGGATCAGGGCGTCCCCCTCCTTGATCTGCTGACCCGCCAGCTCCGTGTCCTGCGTCGCCCAGCGGCCCAGGATCGAGATGAACGGCGGCTCGTCCCACAGGACCTGCTCGACCGCATCCGGCAGCGTCATGTGACCGCCGGCCAGGGACGCCTGGAAGCGGTGGTCGGTGAGCACCATCTTCAGGGTGTTCGCGATGAGGTTCGCCGTGGTCTCGAAGGCCGCGATCAGCACCAGCCGCAGATGCTGCTGGACCTCGTCGTCCGACAGCCCGGCGGGGTGCTCCAGCAGCCAGCTGGTGAAGTCGGCGCCCGGCTCGACGTGCTTGCGCGCCACCAGCTTGCGCAGCGTCTCCTGGACGAACTCGTTGCTCGCGATCGCCGTCTCGGTGCCCTTGATCATGTCCCGGGCGGCGTTGACGAGCTGGGGGCTGTACGCCTCCGGCATGCCCAGCAGCTGCGTCATCGCCATCATCGGCAGCTGCTCGGCGAACTCGTGCACCAGGTCGGCCCGGCCCGAGGCGCAGAAGCGGTCGACGAGCTGGTTCGAGTACTGGGTGACGTGGCGGCGGATGCCCCGCTTGTCGAAGCGGGCGATGCTGTCGTTGACGGCGCCGCGCCAGCGCTCGTGCTGCTGGCCGTCGGCGAAGACGCAGATCGGCTGCCAGGTGGTGATCGGCGCGAGCGGGTGGGTCGGGGCCACGCGGCCCTCGCGGGCCTCGATCCACCGCCGGGAGTCGCGCGAGAAGCGCGAGGGGGTGCGCGCCACGTCGAGGTTCTCGCGGTAGCCGAGGACGAGCCAGGCCGGGACGTCGTCGTGCAGCAGGACGGGCGCCACCTGGCCGTGCTTCTGGCGGAGCCGCTCGTACAGCCCCATCGGGTCGGCCTCGGCCTCCGGGCCGTACAGCCGGGTGATCCCGCCGGGGCCGGTCGCATGGGCCGGGCACTGCGGGGGAGGCCCGGCCGGGGAGGTGGTGCGGGGGCGTTCGGAAGGGAGGGTCACTGGTGCTCCGTGGAGGCGGTGGTGAGCGTGTAGAGGTAGCGCATGAGGGTGAGCAGGGTGTCGCGGCACGAGGCGCGGTCGCGGGCGTCGCAGTCGATCATGGGCACCGAGTCGTCGAGGTCCATGGCCGAGCGGAGCTGCTCCATCGGGTATCTGGGCGCCTGGGGGAAGCGGTTGACGCCGACGACGAAGGGCACTCCCTTCTCCTCGAGGCGCCCGATCACGTCGTAACTGACGTCCATGCGGCGGGTGTCGAGGAGGACCACCGCACCGAGGGCGCCCTCGAACAGGCCGTTCCACAGGAACCAGAAGCGCTCCTGGCCGGGAGTGCCGAACAGATACAGCACCAGGTGCTCGTTGATGCTGATCCGGCCGAAGTCCATGGCCACGGTCGTCTCGGTCTTGTGCTCGATCCCGGCGATGTCGTCCACGCCGACACCGGCCTGGGTCATCGTCTCCTCGGTGGTCAGCGGCCGGATCTCGCTGACCGAGCCCACCAGGGTCGTCTTGCCGACCCCGAACCCGCCGACGATGACGACCTTGACGGCCGCGGTGGCCGAGGCCGGCAGGACGTCCTCGCTGCGCGGCCCCGCATAGGTCTCCAACCCGGGGGAGTCAGAGCTTCTGTAGTCCATTCATCACCGCCTCCAGAAGTTGAACGTCGGGAAGGGCCGCCGCCGGCACCGGCGGCCGGGCCTCCACGTGACGACCCGCCACCAGCTCCGTGAGCAGCAGGGTCAGCGTGCTGACCGGCAGTTCCAGATAGGCCGATATCTCGGCGACGGAGAGCGGGTAGGCACACATCCGGACGATGGCGGCGTGCTCGGGCTGCAGCCCGGGGTCGGCCTCGGACCGGGAGACGATCAGCGTCACCAGGTCGAGCTCCGTCTTCCGCTCCGCGCGGGGCTCGCCTCCGGTGAGGATGTAGAGCCGGTCCGGGCTGCCGGGCGCGGTCGGGGAGCCGGGTCCCTCCGTGCTCATGTCACCGACCCGCCGACCCGCGGCGGACTGGTGAGATGCGAACCGATGCGGGCCACCAGATCCCGCATCCGCATGCCCATCAGCTCGGCGTCCACGTCGTCGTCGGCCAGCACCGCGAGGAAGGCTCCGGCCCCGGCGGCCATCAGATAGAAGAATCCGCCGTCGACCTCGATCACGACCAGGCGCATCTGCCCGTCCCCGTGGGGGAATTCACCGGCGATCGCGGTGGAGAGGCTCTGCAGTCCGGCACAGGCGGCGGCGAGGCGGTCGGCGGCGTCCGGGTCGGTGCCGTGCTGAGCCATGCGCAGGCCGTCCGAGGACAGCACGATCACGTGGCGGGTCTGCGGAACACTGGTTGCCAGGTCCTTGAGCATCCAGTCCATGTTGAACCGCGGCTGCGTCACTTGGCTACTCTTCCTTGTCTGACGGGATATCACTGTGCGACCGGCCGGCATCCGGCTCCAGGGACTCCCCGTTGATGCCGCGGTTGAAGGCGGCCAGCCACATTCCGGGCTGCTTGGGGGCCTCCTCCGGAGCGGCCGGCGCGGCGGGCGGGGCCGGCGGCCGGTCCCGCCGTTCGGCCGCGCCCCGGCCGAACGGGAGCGGCGCGGGGCCGCGGCGCCGCCGCCGCTGCGGCAGTCCGCTGTCCCCGAGCGGCGGCGGGATGGGGTGCTCCATCATCGGCGGAGCCGTCTGCGGAGCGGGCGGGGGGATCTTCTGGCCCGGGCGGCGCTTGGACTTGAAGGGCGGGAGCTTGGGCGCGCGGGCGATGTCGCCGCCGGGGTGCTTGCTGGCGGTGATCAGGTCCATGGGGATGACCAGCACGGCCCGGACGCCTCCGTAGGCGGAGGGCCGCAGCGACACCAGGAAGTTGTACGTGCGGGCGAGCCGGCTGACGACCGCGAGGCCCAGCCGCGGCGCCTCGCCGAGGTCGTCGAGGTCGAGGGCGCCCTCGCGGGAGAGGACGCGGTCGGTGCGGCGGCGCGCCTCGTCGGTGAGGCCGACGCCGGCGTCCTCGATCTCGACGGCGATGCCGGACTGGATGTCCACGGCGGTCAGGTGCACCCGGGTCTGCGGGGGCGAGTAGCGGGTGGCGTTGTCCAGCAGCTCGGCCAGGGCGTGGATCACCGGTTCGACGCCGGCGCCGACCACGGCGACGTCGGCCACCGAGTGCAGGTCGACCCGCCGGTACTCCAGGATCCGCGACATGGCGCCGCGCAGCACGTTGTACAGCGGGATCTCGTTCTTCCACTGGCGGCCGGGGCGGGAGCCGCCGAGGACGGCGATGCTGTCGGCGAGGCGGCCGGTCAGGGCGTTGCCGTGGTCGAGGTGGAGGAGATCGCCGAAGACGTCGGGGTCGTTGCCGTGCTTGTGCTCCATCTCCCGGATGTCGTAGGCCTGCTGGTGCACGATGGCCTGCATGCGACGGGCGATGTTGACGAAGGCGCGCTGCGCGGAGTCACGCAGCCCCTCCTCCGCCTGCACGGCTTCGATGACGGATTTCAGCACCGACCGGTGCGCGGCCGCGTAGCCGGGCTCGAGGTCGTGGACGGGAAGCGTGTGGCGCAGCACGACCTCGGTGGGGGCGCCGCGCTGCAGCAGGTGGATGGCCCGGGGGAGCAGCTCCTTGGCCAGCCGCCGGGTCTCCGCCTCGTGCTGGTCGAGCTGGTACCGCAGGCCGGCCTCCTGCTCGGTGCAGCGCCGCCGCAGGGCCGCGATGACCCGTCCCCGCCGGGCGGCCTCGGAGCTTGCCAGCGCCACCGCGACCGTGGCGGAGGCACCGCACCAGGCCACCGGCACGCGGGCGTCGGGAGCGACGGCGAGGACCGCCGTACCCGTGCACACGGCCAGTACCAAGGGGGAGATCAGCCATATCAGAGCGGAGACGGGCCGCCGTTGAACTGACGAGCCAGTACCAACCATCGGGATCCTCGGAACTCTTAAGAAGGCGTAGGGCCCGGCGCGCGGCAATCCCGGGTGT is drawn from Streptomyces roseifaciens and contains these coding sequences:
- the lnt gene encoding apolipoprotein N-acyltransferase, with the translated sequence MTTQPPDGPYAGLPTRPWPRAAAAVVAGALPALTFPTPSLWWLAYVALVPWLSLIRTAPSARRAALDGWLGGGGFLLAVHHWLLPSLHVFILVLAALLGLLWAPWGVLVKRLLGGSPGPARAAAALLAVPSGWLMVELARSWEYLGGPWGLFGASQWQVQPALKLASTGGIWLVSFLLVAINTAVSTVIWASRARITGLIGLAGCAAVVAGVWMWVPSPRSAGTVRIALVQPGVVDGTGSVQHRFDRQEELTRKLAGQRVDLVVWGESGVGGDLAQHPGLRDRLTALSREVGADLLVNVDARRSDRPGIFKSSVLVGPGGPTGGRYDKMRLVPFGEYVPARSLLGWATSVGKAAGEDRMRGEHPVVMRLPASPSVPEGLRIGPLVCFESAFPDMSRQLPRDGAQVIVAQSSTSTFQHSWAPWQHASLASLRAAETWRPVVHATLTGVSTVAGPQGRAVGAPLGTDRSEAVVREVPLARGTSPYVRYGDWVVLASLAVIACTCAAEGVRLVRRNVRKPAPKRP
- a CDS encoding sensor histidine kinase, translating into MVGTGSSVQRRPVSALIWLISPLVLAVCTGTAVLAVAPDARVPVAWCGASATVAVALASSEAARRGRVIAALRRRCTEQEAGLRYQLDQHEAETRRLAKELLPRAIHLLQRGAPTEVVLRHTLPVHDLEPGYAAAHRSVLKSVIEAVQAEEGLRDSAQRAFVNIARRMQAIVHQQAYDIREMEHKHGNDPDVFGDLLHLDHGNALTGRLADSIAVLGGSRPGRQWKNEIPLYNVLRGAMSRILEYRRVDLHSVADVAVVGAGVEPVIHALAELLDNATRYSPPQTRVHLTAVDIQSGIAVEIEDAGVGLTDEARRRTDRVLSREGALDLDDLGEAPRLGLAVVSRLARTYNFLVSLRPSAYGGVRAVLVIPMDLITASKHPGGDIARAPKLPPFKSKRRPGQKIPPPAPQTAPPMMEHPIPPPLGDSGLPQRRRRRGPAPLPFGRGAAERRDRPPAPPAAPAAPEEAPKQPGMWLAAFNRGINGESLEPDAGRSHSDIPSDKEE
- a CDS encoding Gfo/Idh/MocA family protein, producing the protein MKVGCIGLGDIAQKAYLPVLATRPGLELHLHTRTPATLARVAEAHRIPDAQCHTGLDALLAADLDAAFVHAATAAHPELVTRLLEAGVPVYVDKPLAYDLATSERLVRLARERGVSLMVGFNRRYAPSYTQCLDHPRDLILMQKNRVGLAEDPRTLVLDDFIHVVDTLRFLAPGPVEHVDVRARVREGLMHHVVLQLSGAGFTAIGTMNRMSGSTEEILEVSGQDTKRQVLNLSEVIDHKGQPSVRRRGDWVSVSRQRGIEQTVLAFLDAVRAGKLLDAEDALATHELCERIVKAASEQAS
- a CDS encoding DUF742 domain-containing protein is translated as MSTEGPGSPTAPGSPDRLYILTGGEPRAERKTELDLVTLIVSRSEADPGLQPEHAAIVRMCAYPLSVAEISAYLELPVSTLTLLLTELVAGRHVEARPPVPAAALPDVQLLEAVMNGLQKL
- a CDS encoding DinB family protein — protein: MIIPERPTPPTISDERTSLESWLDFHRATLALKCAGLDEAQLREASAPPSPMSLMGLVRHMADVERSWFRRCLAREDAGPIFYTDEEPDRDMEVTETDSWEEAYATWQAEIAAAREVARGRSLDDRGFAPHRNKEFDLRWIYVHMIEEYARHNGHADLIRERIDGATGA
- a CDS encoding cytochrome P450: MTLPSERPRTTSPAGPPPQCPAHATGPGGITRLYGPEAEADPMGLYERLRQKHGQVAPVLLHDDVPAWLVLGYRENLDVARTPSRFSRDSRRWIEAREGRVAPTHPLAPITTWQPICVFADGQQHERWRGAVNDSIARFDKRGIRRHVTQYSNQLVDRFCASGRADLVHEFAEQLPMMAMTQLLGMPEAYSPQLVNAARDMIKGTETAIASNEFVQETLRKLVARKHVEPGADFTSWLLEHPAGLSDDEVQQHLRLVLIAAFETTANLIANTLKMVLTDHRFQASLAGGHMTLPDAVEQVLWDEPPFISILGRWATQDTELAGQQIKEGDALILGLAAANMDTVIRPDPDVPVHGNRSHLAFSGGQHECPGQDVGRAIADTGIDALLLRLPDLTLAVDESELTYRSTLMSRHLTGLPVRFTARAPLPPEETLTPAPEPPLPAQPERAEQPAIPAPPVRAAGPETPGSRRSWWRSLRRLLGRR
- a CDS encoding GTP-binding protein, with translation MDYRSSDSPGLETYAGPRSEDVLPASATAAVKVVIVGGFGVGKTTLVGSVSEIRPLTTEETMTQAGVGVDDIAGIEHKTETTVAMDFGRISINEHLVLYLFGTPGQERFWFLWNGLFEGALGAVVLLDTRRMDVSYDVIGRLEEKGVPFVVGVNRFPQAPRYPMEQLRSAMDLDDSVPMIDCDARDRASCRDTLLTLMRYLYTLTTASTEHQ
- a CDS encoding roadblock/LC7 domain-containing protein is translated as MDWMLKDLATSVPQTRHVIVLSSDGLRMAQHGTDPDAADRLAAACAGLQSLSTAIAGEFPHGDGQMRLVVIEVDGGFFYLMAAGAGAFLAVLADDDVDAELMGMRMRDLVARIGSHLTSPPRVGGSVT